The Deinococcus fonticola genome includes a region encoding these proteins:
- a CDS encoding IS3 family transposase, protein VYRSHEEARQAIFEYVEVYYNRKRRHSSRGYLTPWEAECQATAA, encoded by the coding sequence GCGTGTACCGCAGCCACGAAGAGGCCAGACAGGCCATTTTCGAGTATGTGGAGGTGTATTACAACCGCAAACGGCGGCATTCCAGCCGGGGCTACTTGACGCCCTGGGAGGCGGAGTGCCAAGCTACGGCTGCTTAA